Proteins from a genomic interval of Thermoanaerobacterium thermosaccharolyticum DSM 571:
- a CDS encoding TolC family protein translates to MRKVHKIIVSCVIGLTMLLTPIISYADDNATNTVASLTLSDATKMALAHDETIKKASAEIDRTKSLRDNAQDAVQFTPAPGNVYGPQIEVTWTGLLRADLAYRSSLKNYDAKIDTVELDVCKKYWDVQVAQEKLDVQDKLKQQALVNLQNARAGVASGAVAQSTLTLAEAQYNQALNNYNLAQHALDDAYTAFNQVVGLDPSARPQLTDEVSFEPLQVASLDTAVSQVLEEAPNVWQAQQAIDLKQWAFNMMYSSGTYTPYDAREKELEEAKIDYETVKKVMAQATRDIYYQVKQLEEGYNAALEAQKMAEEKLRVANANYSAGTGVKADVVAAEVALAQANEALDELVRQHAYLKLAFEKPWAVSSTSSSSSSTSSSSN, encoded by the coding sequence ATGAGAAAAGTGCATAAAATTATTGTAAGCTGCGTTATAGGGCTTACTATGCTTCTTACTCCTATCATTTCTTATGCGGATGACAATGCAACTAATACTGTTGCATCACTTACTTTAAGCGATGCTACTAAAATGGCATTAGCTCATGATGAGACGATCAAAAAAGCTTCCGCAGAAATCGACAGGACAAAGTCATTAAGGGATAATGCCCAAGATGCAGTTCAGTTTACACCAGCACCTGGCAATGTCTACGGACCACAGATTGAGGTCACATGGACAGGTCTTTTGCGGGCAGATTTAGCGTATCGCTCAAGTCTAAAAAATTACGATGCAAAGATAGATACAGTTGAGTTAGATGTGTGCAAGAAGTACTGGGATGTACAGGTTGCACAAGAAAAATTAGACGTTCAGGATAAATTAAAACAGCAGGCACTTGTCAATCTTCAAAATGCGAGAGCAGGGGTTGCGTCTGGTGCTGTGGCTCAGTCAACATTGACTTTGGCAGAAGCACAGTACAATCAAGCTTTAAATAATTATAATTTAGCACAACATGCGTTGGATGATGCGTACACTGCTTTTAATCAAGTTGTAGGTTTAGATCCGAGCGCGAGACCACAGCTTACAGATGAAGTGTCTTTTGAACCATTGCAAGTAGCAAGTTTAGACACTGCTGTATCTCAAGTGCTGGAGGAAGCACCGAATGTCTGGCAAGCGCAGCAGGCTATAGATCTAAAGCAGTGGGCATTCAATATGATGTACTCATCTGGGACTTATACGCCTTATGATGCAAGAGAGAAAGAATTAGAAGAGGCAAAAATTGATTATGAGACTGTAAAGAAAGTAATGGCGCAGGCAACTCGTGATATATATTACCAAGTTAAGCAATTAGAAGAAGGATATAATGCAGCATTAGAAGCGCAAAAAATGGCTGAGGAAAAACTGCGGGTAGCTAATGCTAATTATAGTGCTGGTACGGGTGTAAAAGCCGATGTCGTTGCTGCTGAGGTAGCATTAGCTCAGGCGAATGAAGCTTTAGATGAGCTTGTCCGTCAGCATGCATACTTAAAGCTTGCATTTGAGAAGCCGTGGGCTGTGTCAAGCACTAGTTCAAGCAGCAGTTCTACAAGCTCAAGTAGCAATTAA
- a CDS encoding copper amine oxidase N-terminal domain-containing protein, which yields MVKSKWLSFVLVFAMLVSMFVPMGMTNAFAAGTSYTSLTVPSISDDSTTKLGTFMIDIDPYATQSEALIELPNTDYKIYDLVIGNPTDSNGTNGREYTNFDKIPNNVSDAVYNGTLNDNDRNPISFSLVKTSSNGFKLSLTSSGTNKELKIPVSFKSVNVPSGASGDIKATITNISGQLTSGSVVVATIGSGDITVSAIDTNTFSDAGGPVELRIAESTSGKLNAKDQLKLELPDGFKWGTVTDKKIVYGTLGRSGDISNVVFTVDGDTLKINLADDKYKSTDKVSIDFVASINVTDTDKAKYGDIIAKVKGDYTATPSEITVGTYGDYSATVKAVDSSTVAYAGQNDQGVSDIEIKEAIQGSLIEGRTILITLPSNARWFKIDDTVVDKEKNNKVDDDNGVELDFVGLQGTDNRTAKFQIKGGSTGKDKPADLKIENISVALDSGITGDLVATVSGSAGLSGDITLAKVVNPVTVTADKTNVKLGVSAQAAGDITISEYKDGAIDTNDGSSPVVLDLPDGVKFAAKPTVTVTSGDIEVDHVSLTNDDNTLEIYFKDDSNTASTIKVSGIKYDVDRTVGEGDIQVKVAGKALITVPNDLDNYQSDSNYDTWKYADVWFSGDNYVAKVANATVVTPAPNATNQTAVFTINSTTYTVNGVQNTLDSAPYVKNGRTYLPTRYVAYALGVSSDNVLWDGTKATFILGNRVVQVTPGSTTLTINGAPVTMDAPAEIVNGRVMVPFRWIAQAFGAQVQWDATNQTVTMTLKAQ from the coding sequence ATGGTAAAAAGTAAATGGTTAAGCTTTGTACTTGTATTTGCGATGCTTGTTAGTATGTTTGTGCCAATGGGTATGACAAATGCATTTGCAGCAGGTACATCATACACTTCATTGACAGTTCCGAGCATCTCGGATGATTCTACAACAAAACTGGGCACATTTATGATAGATATAGACCCGTATGCAACACAATCAGAGGCATTAATTGAATTGCCAAATACAGACTATAAAATTTATGATTTAGTAATAGGAAATCCTACAGATAGTAATGGTACTAACGGTAGAGAATATACTAATTTTGATAAGATACCTAATAATGTTTCTGATGCCGTTTATAATGGTACTTTAAATGATAATGATCGTAACCCAATTAGTTTTTCGCTTGTTAAAACTAGTAGCAATGGCTTTAAGTTATCATTAACTTCAAGTGGTACAAATAAGGAATTAAAGATACCTGTTTCTTTTAAGAGTGTAAATGTACCTTCAGGTGCAAGTGGTGATATAAAAGCTACTATAACAAATATTTCAGGACAATTAACAAGTGGTAGTGTAGTGGTTGCAACAATTGGCAGTGGTGATATTACAGTATCAGCAATTGATACAAATACATTCTCAGATGCAGGTGGGCCAGTGGAGTTACGTATCGCTGAAAGCACATCTGGCAAATTGAATGCGAAGGATCAATTAAAGCTTGAACTGCCAGACGGATTTAAGTGGGGTACTGTAACTGATAAAAAAATAGTATATGGTACTTTAGGTCGTAGTGGAGATATAAGCAATGTTGTATTTACAGTAGATGGAGATACTCTCAAGATAAATTTAGCAGATGATAAATATAAATCGACAGATAAAGTTTCTATCGATTTTGTAGCAAGCATTAATGTAACAGATACAGATAAAGCTAAATATGGCGATATAATCGCTAAGGTAAAAGGTGATTATACTGCAACACCAAGTGAGATCACAGTTGGTACTTATGGTGATTACAGTGCAACTGTAAAAGCTGTAGATTCATCAACAGTGGCTTATGCAGGACAAAATGACCAAGGTGTTAGCGATATAGAGATTAAAGAAGCTATTCAAGGTAGTTTGATAGAAGGTCGTACAATACTCATCACATTACCATCAAATGCAAGATGGTTTAAAATCGATGATACAGTAGTTGATAAAGAAAAAAATAACAAAGTAGATGATGATAATGGTGTTGAGTTGGATTTTGTTGGTTTGCAGGGAACAGATAATAGAACAGCTAAATTCCAGATAAAAGGAGGTTCTACTGGGAAAGATAAACCTGCTGATCTAAAGATTGAAAATATAAGTGTTGCTCTTGATAGTGGTATAACTGGTGATCTTGTAGCTACTGTATCAGGCAGTGCTGGATTATCAGGAGATATAACACTTGCAAAAGTTGTTAATCCTGTAACTGTAACTGCTGATAAAACTAATGTTAAGTTAGGTGTATCAGCTCAGGCTGCAGGTGATATAACAATAAGTGAATACAAAGATGGTGCTATTGATACAAATGATGGTTCAAGCCCAGTTGTGTTAGATTTACCTGATGGTGTGAAATTTGCAGCAAAACCAACAGTAACTGTTACATCAGGTGATATCGAAGTTGATCATGTATCTTTGACAAATGACGACAATACATTAGAGATATACTTCAAAGATGATAGTAATACAGCTAGCACAATTAAGGTTAGTGGCATCAAATATGATGTTGACAGAACAGTAGGCGAAGGTGATATTCAAGTTAAAGTTGCTGGCAAAGCGCTTATAACAGTGCCTAATGATCTAGATAATTATCAAAGTGATAGTAATTATGATACATGGAAATATGCAGATGTTTGGTTCTCAGGTGATAATTATGTAGCAAAAGTAGCTAATGCTACAGTTGTTACACCTGCTCCAAACGCTACAAATCAGACAGCAGTATTCACAATCAACTCAACAACATACACAGTAAATGGCGTTCAAAATACATTAGATTCAGCACCATACGTTAAGAATGGTCGCACGTACTTGCCAACAAGATATGTTGCATATGCACTTGGCGTTTCATCTGATAATGTACTCTGGGATGGAACAAAGGCAACATTCATCTTAGGTAACAGAGTTGTTCAAGTGACACCTGGTAGCACAACATTGACTATCAACGGTGCACCTGTAACAATGGATGCTCCTGCAGAAATAGTAAATGGCCGTGTAATGGTACCATTCCGTTGGATAGCACAAGCATTCGGTGCTCAAGTACAATGGGATGCTACAAACCAGACAGTTACAATGACATTAAAGGCTCAATAA
- a CDS encoding S-layer homology domain-containing protein has product MKFFKKFLLSIIIASMVINICFAGTLYAASFSDVKQDAPYAEAVNYLSDLNITQGIGGGLFGVGKPVTRAMMTVFINRLTGYSSSAEKLKTTSSTFKDVPKNYWALGDINLAAKLGFTHGVGNNLFNPEGNVTYIQALGFILNALNYKDLKWPNGVMQKADELGLTKDMPYKADDVITRENLAVIMYRALFLKVQ; this is encoded by the coding sequence GTGAAGTTTTTTAAAAAATTTCTTTTATCAATAATTATCGCCTCTATGGTAATAAATATTTGCTTTGCAGGTACCTTATATGCTGCGTCTTTTTCAGACGTCAAGCAAGATGCACCTTATGCAGAGGCTGTAAATTATCTATCAGATCTCAATATAACACAAGGCATAGGCGGAGGACTTTTTGGTGTTGGCAAGCCTGTTACACGTGCAATGATGACTGTATTCATAAATAGACTTACGGGATACAGCAGCTCAGCAGAGAAATTAAAGACAACCTCATCGACTTTCAAAGATGTGCCCAAAAATTATTGGGCATTGGGGGACATAAATTTAGCTGCAAAGCTTGGATTTACACATGGTGTTGGGAATAATCTATTCAACCCAGAGGGGAATGTCACATACATACAAGCATTGGGGTTTATCTTAAATGCACTTAACTATAAAGATCTGAAGTGGCCTAATGGCGTCATGCAAAAAGCGGATGAGCTTGGTCTTACGAAAGATATGCCTTACAAAGCTGATGATGTCATAACAAGGGAAAATCTTGCTGTAATAATGTATAGAGCTTTATTTTTGAAAGTTCAATAA
- a CDS encoding DUF4127 family protein, producing the protein MDDIIFVPLDSRPVNTQNVSILTKMWGKNLILPPKNVLDDYTKPGDYEGLQKWLNEEVSQNNVYAIVISVQQYINGGLIASRDIKNYNDYKKRLLTLYNFIKKNKDKNIIIFSVIPRLKPTQFSDYQYIKYNQQIVEFSELKDIVDLYHRESDVKKLEKIESGIPTDLIKNYNNLFEINDVINQKLIDWTKDGYIKTLVIGNDDTSQYSMTNMVSRKLSQYVESHGISDKVYMLHGADEIGMEITARLANEYYKQKPRFRVIYDVSNPENVILPYEGADLKKIVEEKINFIGGKTDSNGESILYIHTNKNLGIKSDVEKYKNIGQIFGIADVAYTNMADANVVDAVLKDDPIDIMYAGWNTPSNAIGTVISEMPIKEILDKKLISHDKKDEAVKSFVSFSFIRMADDYGYQAVVRNKMYKWAEANGINKDYIKAESSNNELSNKMEPVLEMLSKTYEGRVVLGKKIKKIEASVTYPWDRMFEIEVMPHVELGS; encoded by the coding sequence TTGGATGATATAATATTTGTTCCATTGGACAGTAGACCTGTAAATACACAAAATGTTTCAATACTTACAAAGATGTGGGGCAAAAACTTGATTTTGCCGCCCAAAAATGTCCTTGATGATTATACGAAGCCCGGTGATTATGAGGGGCTTCAAAAATGGCTTAATGAAGAGGTATCTCAAAATAATGTTTATGCCATAGTTATATCGGTGCAGCAGTACATAAATGGCGGACTTATAGCATCACGCGATATTAAAAACTACAATGATTATAAAAAAAGGCTTTTGACTCTTTACAATTTTATAAAAAAGAATAAAGATAAAAATATAATTATCTTTTCTGTAATACCTAGGCTTAAACCAACACAATTCAGTGACTACCAATATATAAAATACAATCAGCAAATTGTGGAGTTTTCGGAGTTAAAAGATATCGTTGACCTTTATCATAGAGAAAGCGATGTAAAAAAGCTTGAGAAGATAGAGAGTGGTATACCGACAGATTTGATAAAGAACTACAATAATCTTTTTGAGATAAATGATGTAATAAACCAAAAACTTATTGATTGGACAAAAGATGGATATATAAAGACATTGGTGATAGGTAATGACGATACATCACAATACAGCATGACAAACATGGTATCAAGGAAGCTAAGCCAATACGTAGAAAGTCATGGCATATCTGATAAAGTATATATGCTTCATGGAGCAGATGAGATTGGCATGGAGATAACAGCAAGGCTTGCAAATGAGTATTATAAGCAAAAACCTAGATTTCGCGTAATTTATGACGTCTCAAATCCTGAAAATGTCATACTGCCGTATGAAGGAGCGGATCTTAAAAAAATCGTTGAAGAAAAAATTAATTTTATAGGAGGAAAAACGGATAGTAATGGCGAATCTATACTATACATACATACAAATAAAAATTTAGGAATAAAAAGCGACGTAGAAAAATATAAAAATATAGGACAAATTTTCGGGATAGCTGATGTGGCGTATACAAATATGGCGGATGCAAATGTTGTTGATGCTGTGCTTAAAGATGATCCGATTGATATAATGTACGCGGGATGGAATACCCCCAGCAATGCCATAGGTACAGTTATATCTGAGATGCCTATTAAAGAGATACTTGATAAAAAGCTAATATCTCATGACAAAAAAGATGAAGCTGTAAAAAGCTTTGTGTCTTTTTCCTTCATACGCATGGCTGATGACTATGGGTATCAGGCAGTAGTTAGAAATAAGATGTATAAGTGGGCTGAAGCAAATGGCATAAATAAAGACTATATAAAGGCAGAATCATCAAATAATGAATTGTCAAATAAAATGGAGCCAGTATTAGAAATGCTATCAAAAACATATGAAGGCAGAGTGGTATTGGGAAAGAAAATAAAAAAGATTGAAGCCAGTGTCACGTATCCGTGGGACAGGATGTTTGAGATAGAAGTCATGCCTCATGTTGAACTAGGTAGCTAA
- a CDS encoding acyltransferase, giving the protein MTKSRIDEIDVLKGISIIAVLIIHTTGIAVSDLDKSSLSYIVFAVLNRFSQFAVPAFIFASSMLLMYNYSDGDNWKLFYKKRFKNVLLPYIVWTMIYGIYLYVIYNEPLKSILTVENLFFGGMFYHLYFIVIIVQLYVLFPVLLYIYKLINKNRYTILMSIVIFQIADIFLFKYVISRYYQNSSLLFITYISFIIAGMYIGENMREWGKYYDKKLLNLFFAVIVFGYLFVDISLKAFANKQIDSNLYNIYYYAFTLLASLFFFALSTKILNYHALSGLLASTGKLSFGIYLSHPLFLDVLNHFLNTGNQYLYDIYILFIFIMIYAISYFFAKFLKKHKFATVVIGK; this is encoded by the coding sequence ATGACAAAATCACGGATAGACGAGATTGATGTATTGAAAGGTATATCCATTATAGCGGTACTTATCATACATACGACAGGCATTGCTGTATCTGATCTCGACAAATCATCTTTATCTTATATCGTATTTGCTGTGCTAAATAGGTTTTCACAGTTTGCTGTCCCAGCATTTATATTTGCGTCATCTATGCTTCTTATGTACAATTATAGCGATGGGGATAATTGGAAATTATTTTACAAGAAACGGTTTAAAAACGTATTATTGCCATATATTGTTTGGACAATGATATATGGCATTTACTTGTATGTAATATATAATGAGCCTTTGAAATCTATATTGACAGTAGAAAATCTCTTCTTTGGAGGTATGTTCTACCATCTGTATTTTATAGTCATAATAGTACAACTGTACGTTTTGTTTCCTGTACTGCTTTATATATACAAGCTTATAAACAAAAACAGATACACAATTTTAATGTCTATTGTAATATTTCAGATAGCAGATATATTTTTGTTTAAATATGTCATAAGTAGATATTACCAAAATTCTAGCCTTCTTTTTATAACATATATATCATTCATAATTGCAGGTATGTATATTGGTGAAAATATGCGTGAGTGGGGAAAATATTACGATAAAAAATTGCTTAATTTGTTTTTTGCCGTAATTGTATTTGGCTATCTTTTTGTTGATATATCACTTAAGGCATTTGCAAATAAACAGATAGATTCTAATCTGTACAATATTTATTATTATGCTTTTACACTTCTAGCATCATTGTTTTTTTTCGCTCTATCGACGAAAATATTGAATTACCATGCTTTAAGCGGTTTATTGGCAAGCACAGGTAAGCTTTCGTTTGGTATATATCTGTCCCATCCGCTCTTTTTAGATGTGCTAAACCACTTTTTAAATACAGGCAATCAATATCTATACGATATTTATATATTGTTTATATTTATTATGATCTATGCAATATCGTATTTCTTTGCGAAGTTTCTTAAAAAGCACAAATTTGCGACTGTTGTCATAGGCAAATGA
- the mntA gene encoding type VII toxin-antitoxin system MntA family adenylyltransferase antitoxin, with protein MRNLTNIKKQLDLLVDYIKENPNILALYIFGSYGTEYQNDNSDIDFAVLYERMPSLNDELSLEVKFSEILGTDDIDLINLNKASLEFKHKVIYTGDLLYCRDYLKLADFKENVFKFYGDYGITMKFFYDDYLKGLNEIKIKERD; from the coding sequence ATGAGAAATTTGACAAATATCAAAAAACAGCTTGATTTACTTGTAGATTATATAAAAGAAAATCCTAATATATTAGCTTTGTATATCTTTGGATCGTATGGGACGGAATATCAAAATGACAATAGTGACATTGATTTTGCTGTTTTATATGAACGTATGCCAAGCCTTAATGATGAGCTTTCATTAGAAGTAAAATTTTCAGAAATATTAGGCACAGATGATATAGATTTAATAAACCTGAACAAAGCATCTCTTGAGTTTAAACATAAAGTAATCTATACAGGCGATCTATTGTATTGCAGAGATTATTTAAAATTAGCTGATTTTAAAGAAAATGTTTTTAAGTTTTACGGCGATTATGGAATAACAATGAAATTTTTTTACGACGATTATTTGAAAGGACTGAATGAGATAAAAATCAAGGAGAGAGATTAA
- a CDS encoding CTP synthase, with protein MSKYIFVTGGVVSSLGKGITAASLGRLLKSRGISVAVIKCDPYINIDPGTMSPYQHGEVFVTEDGAETDLDLGHYERFIDINLTKSSNITTGKVYWSVISKERKGDYLGATVQVIPHITNEIKDRIRRVGKEQNVDCVIVEIGGTVGDIESLPFLEAIRQISVEEGKDNVMFIHVTLVPHLGKTGELKTKPTQHSVKELRSIGIQPDMIVCRTEFPLTEDIKEKIGMFCNVKPDAVIENIDVDSIYEVPLELDRQKVDEYVINRLNLPAGEPDLKEWRAFVEKEKNLKREVEIALVGKYVELHDAYISVVESLRHAGIYNDANVKIRWVNSENVNDDTVDELLRGAKGILVPGGFGDRGVEGKIRAAQYARENKIPYLGLCLGMQCAVIEFARNVAGLKDAHSTEFNGATPYPVIDLMPEQKDIDEKGGTMRLGVYPCKLKEGTKAYEAYKDELIYERHRHRYEFNNEYRELLTSKGLVLSGLSPDDRLVEIIEVKDHPFFVASQFHPEFKSRPLRPHPLFRDFITAALSMK; from the coding sequence ATGTCGAAGTATATATTTGTAACGGGCGGTGTTGTGTCATCCTTAGGGAAAGGAATAACAGCAGCGTCATTAGGAAGACTGTTAAAAAGCCGCGGAATTAGTGTGGCGGTGATAAAATGCGATCCGTATATAAACATAGATCCGGGGACAATGAGTCCATACCAGCACGGCGAAGTATTCGTCACAGAAGACGGCGCAGAGACAGATTTAGATTTGGGGCATTATGAAAGATTTATCGACATAAACCTTACAAAAAGCAGCAATATAACGACAGGAAAGGTGTACTGGTCAGTAATATCAAAGGAGAGAAAAGGCGATTATTTGGGAGCTACAGTTCAGGTAATACCACACATTACGAATGAGATAAAAGACAGGATAAGGCGAGTAGGAAAAGAACAGAATGTGGATTGCGTCATTGTGGAGATTGGAGGCACTGTAGGAGACATAGAAAGCCTGCCGTTTTTGGAAGCAATAAGACAAATAAGCGTTGAAGAAGGAAAAGACAATGTCATGTTTATACACGTAACTCTTGTGCCACATCTCGGCAAGACCGGTGAGCTTAAGACAAAGCCGACGCAGCACAGCGTAAAAGAATTGAGATCTATTGGCATACAGCCTGACATGATCGTCTGCAGGACAGAATTTCCTCTGACAGAAGATATAAAAGAAAAAATAGGCATGTTTTGCAATGTAAAACCAGATGCCGTCATCGAAAATATCGATGTAGACTCCATCTATGAAGTCCCATTGGAGCTTGACAGGCAGAAAGTAGATGAGTACGTCATAAATAGGCTTAATCTGCCAGCAGGTGAGCCTGATCTTAAAGAATGGAGAGCATTTGTTGAAAAAGAGAAAAATCTAAAAAGAGAAGTAGAGATAGCTTTAGTCGGTAAATACGTTGAGCTGCACGACGCGTATATAAGCGTTGTAGAATCATTGAGACATGCCGGTATATACAACGACGCCAATGTCAAGATAAGGTGGGTAAACTCTGAAAATGTAAATGACGATACGGTTGATGAGCTTTTAAGAGGTGCAAAAGGCATCCTTGTGCCCGGCGGATTTGGCGATAGAGGTGTAGAAGGAAAAATAAGGGCTGCCCAGTACGCCAGGGAAAACAAGATACCGTACTTAGGCCTTTGTTTAGGCATGCAGTGTGCAGTTATAGAATTTGCAAGAAATGTAGCAGGATTAAAAGATGCCCATTCTACAGAATTCAACGGCGCCACACCTTACCCTGTTATTGACCTTATGCCTGAGCAGAAGGATATAGATGAAAAAGGTGGTACAATGAGGCTTGGCGTATACCCTTGCAAGTTAAAGGAAGGCACAAAGGCTTACGAAGCCTACAAAGACGAGCTTATATATGAACGCCACAGGCACAGGTATGAGTTTAACAACGAATACCGTGAGCTTCTAACATCAAAAGGACTTGTGCTGTCAGGCTTATCGCCAGATGACCGCCTTGTAGAGATAATAGAGGTAAAAGATCATCCATTCTTTGTTGCATCACAATTTCACCCAGAGTTTAAATCAAGGCCACTAAGACCACATCCACTTTTCCGCGACTTTATAACTGCAGCATTATCGATGAAATAA
- a CDS encoding histidinol-phosphatase yields MPSDYHVHIERGPYAIDWLKKFVDTALDKGLTEIGISEHGYRFDKGYAAFGSDGFRGEWIKKYTGQDIDEYISLIVEAKSMGLPVKLGIEADYIPGKEKELMDFLKPYPWDYVIGSIHWIGDWGIDLDECLDIWESCDVDSVYLEYFNMIEKMAETGIFDFIGHIDLVKIFKYRPTAAVYDKIEKNIENIAKIGVAVEVSTAGFRKPVGEIYPSKEIMSMIKKYNIPILVNSDAHTPEDVARDFDKAYEYVKSFGIDTLNYFDKRKRIPYKI; encoded by the coding sequence ATGCCATCAGATTATCACGTACACATAGAAAGAGGACCTTACGCAATTGATTGGCTTAAAAAGTTCGTAGATACGGCATTAGACAAAGGCCTTACAGAGATAGGCATATCAGAGCATGGATACAGATTTGATAAAGGATATGCCGCATTTGGAAGCGACGGCTTTAGAGGAGAATGGATCAAAAAATACACTGGACAGGATATTGACGAATACATATCTCTAATAGTCGAAGCAAAGTCTATGGGGCTTCCTGTAAAATTAGGCATAGAAGCAGACTATATACCAGGCAAGGAAAAAGAGCTTATGGATTTCTTAAAGCCATATCCTTGGGATTATGTGATCGGCTCCATCCACTGGATAGGTGACTGGGGCATAGATCTTGATGAGTGCCTTGATATTTGGGAGTCATGTGATGTGGACTCTGTATATTTAGAGTATTTTAATATGATTGAAAAGATGGCTGAAACAGGTATTTTTGACTTCATAGGCCATATCGATTTAGTAAAAATATTTAAGTACAGACCAACAGCCGCGGTCTATGATAAAATAGAGAAAAACATCGAGAATATAGCAAAAATAGGCGTGGCTGTAGAAGTCTCCACTGCGGGATTTAGAAAACCTGTAGGTGAAATATATCCGTCAAAAGAGATAATGTCAATGATTAAAAAGTACAATATCCCTATTCTTGTAAACTCTGATGCACATACACCGGAAGATGTGGCAAGGGATTTTGACAAGGCATATGAATACGTGAAATCTTTTGGGATTGACACACTTAATTATTTTGACAAGAGAAAGAGAATACCGTATAAAATATAA
- a CDS encoding nucleotidyltransferase domain-containing protein yields the protein MQAVELIDYSLEEELKIIVDAIVEKCNPEKIILFGSMANGKPTAWSDIDLVVIMNTDLRYIDRLLYVSKVIKSDVPIDFFVYTPEEERRFIETNNLFYTKEVIEKGKVLYCPSRRHAQ from the coding sequence ATGCAAGCTGTAGAGTTAATTGATTATTCACTTGAAGAAGAATTGAAAATTATAGTTGATGCAATTGTAGAAAAGTGCAATCCTGAAAAAATAATTTTATTTGGATCGATGGCTAATGGAAAGCCAACTGCCTGGAGTGATATAGATTTAGTGGTTATAATGAACACAGATTTGAGATATATAGATAGACTATTATACGTTTCTAAAGTTATAAAATCCGATGTACCTATTGATTTTTTTGTATATACGCCTGAGGAAGAAAGACGTTTTATAGAGACTAATAATTTATTCTACACAAAAGAAGTAATAGAGAAAGGCAAAGTTTTATATTGTCCTTCCCGAAGGCATGCCCAATGA